The DNA region GGCTTGCCGCGCAGCTCCGGCTCCATGTCGTCCGCCGTCTTGTAGAACCCGTCGATGGCGATCAGCTCGGCTTCCAGCTTGCGGCAAAAAATGCGCGCTGCGGCATTGCCCGTGGACCCCGCCATCGCCCGGCCGCGCAGGGGGCCGTAGACGTGGATGGAGCCGCCCGCGACGATCTCCGCGCCCGAGGCGACGGAACCGATGATGGTGACGTCGCCTTCCGGGAAGAAGATCGACTGGCCGGAACGCACGGGCCGCGAGACGACCAGCGACGGCGTCGTCGGGACCGGCACGGCGGCGACGGGTGCCGGGTCTGCCACCGGTCTGGCGGCTTGCGCCGGTGCCGCCGGCTCGCCTTCCGGGGCCTCGATATCGCCCGCCGGGCGTCCGTCGGTCATGGCCGGCGGCATGTCGGGGCCGAGCAGGGAGGAGCGCGCGCCCTCGATGCCCATGACGCGCACATTGCGCGCATTGAGCTGGTCGACCAGCTCGCGCAGCTCCGCGCGGTCGATATCCAGCCCTTCGACGTCCAGCACCACCGGCCGGCGAAGGAAGAAGCCGGCCGAACGGGCGGCGAGGTCGTCGAGCCGCCGCAGCCAGTCCGCGAAGGGCAGCTCCGGGGTCAGCGCAAGCGCAAGGAAGGACCGCCCCTTGAGGCGGATCGGCCGGGGTTGAGTTAACACGTCAGTCATCTTGGTTAATTTTCGGTAGCCCCGGTGTAGCGGTGAAATGGTTAACAAATGGTTAATTTGCAGGTCAGGCTGGCGCGAGGCATGCCTTGCCGACGCCGATATCGGCGATCCGGCGGCAGGAGGAAACGTAGAGGTAGACGCGCCTTATTTGCCGCGCCCGGGGCGGGTGGCGGAGGCGATTTTGGCGGGGGTGATGTGGGGTGATTCGGGCACGGGAATTGGGGGGCGTGTGGAGCACTGCCCCTCACCCTAGCCCTCTCCCCGCAAGCGGGGAGAGGGGACGTGCCCCACGCAACATTGGTGATTTGGGAAAACGGCGCGGCATATCCCTTCTCCCCGTTTACGGGGAGAAGGTGGCCGGCAGGCCGGATGAGGGGCCGTCCTGAAGAGAGTGTCGCGGCGGAACCCGCCGCGACATAGGATCAGCCGATGGCCATCAGGCTGGCATTGCCGCCGGCGGCGGCGGTGTTGATGGAGGTCGAAACCTCCTCCAGCAGCCAGTTGAGGCAATAGGCTTCCGGGTCGCTGGTCAGTTCCGCGGTGGTCGCCGCCTGCACCAGCACGAGCGGGCCGGGAAGGGCGGCGATCTTGCGGTTGACGCGCTGCACGTCTTCGGCCTCGCCCTCGACGAGCGCGCCGGCGAACGGGCTGTCCTTCGCCCAGTCCGCCGTCCACGACAGGCGGGCGGCGACGGAGGCGGGGAGGTCGGCGAGGACGGGCTTCAGCGCATCGACGCTGTCGATGACGATCTGGTTGCCCGTTGCGAGCGCCGCCGCGATCTGGCGCAGGAGGCCGTCTTCGGTCTTCGGCACGAGGAGGATGCGGCCGCGCGGATGCAGCGCATAGATGTTGCGTTCACCGACCGGGCCGGGCAGTTCCCGTTCCAGGCCGAGCGCGGAGCGGTTGGCGAAGCTGCGCGCCGTGCCGCCTTCCGCCGCCTTGCCCTTGTGGTCGAGCCAGGTGATGAAGTCGCGCAGCGCCGGGTCGGTATGCACCGAATCCTGCTGCGGCGGGACCGGGGCCTTCTGCACGAGGCGGCCGATATAGAGCGGGCCGCCGGCCTTGGGGCCTGTGCCGGAAAGGCCGCGTCCGCCGAAAGGCTGCACGCCGACGACCGCGCCGATGATATTGCGGTTGACGTAGATATTGCCGACCTTGATGCGGCTGACGACATGCGCGATCGTCTCGTCGAGGCGCGTGTGCAGGCCGAAGGTGAGGCCGTAGCCGGAGGCGTTGATGTCGTCGATCAGCCGGTCGAGATCGGCGCGGCGGAAGCGGATGACGTGCAGCACGGGCCCGAAGACCTCGCGCTTGAGGTCGGAGAGCGTCTTCAGCTCGATGATCGTCGGCGGAACGAAGGTGCCGTTCTCGGTGCCGGCCGGCAGCGGAAGCTGCTCGACCTTGTTGCCGAGTTCGCGCATGTGCTCGATATGCTTGACGATGCCGTCGCGGGCCTCAGCGGTGATGACCGGGCCGATATCGACATTGAGGCTGTCCGTGCGGCCGAGCGTCAGTTCTTTCAGCGCGCCCTTCAGCATGGTGAGCGTGCGGTCCGCGACGTCGTCCTGCAGGCAGAGCACGCGCAGCGCCGAGCAGCGCTGGCCGGCGCTGTCGAAGGCCGAGGCGATGACGTCGCCGACGACCTGTTCGGCAAGCGCCGAGGAATCGACGATCATGCCGTTCTGCCCGCCGGTTTCGGCGATCAGCGGGATCGGCTTGCCGGTTTGCGAAAGGCGCTCGGCAAGCTGGGCCTGGATGAGGCGGGCGACTTCCGTCGAGCCGGTGAACATGACGCCGGCCGTCTTCGACGCGCCGACAAGCGCCGCGCCGACGCGGCCTGCGCCCGGCACAAATTGCAGCGCGCCGGCCGGAACGCCGGCTTCGTGCAGGATCTTCACGCTCTCATGGGCGATGATCGGCGTTTCCTCGGCAGGCTTTGCCAGCACGGCATTGCCGGCGACGAGTGCGGCGGCGACCTGTCCGGTGAAGATGGCGAGCGGGAAGTTCCACGGGCTGATGCAGACGATCGGGCCGAGCGGCAGATGCGCCGGGCCGAGCGTGCGGCGCGCCTGTTCGGCATAGTAGCGCAGGAAGTCGACCGCCTCGCGCACTTCGCCGATGGCATTGGCCGCCGACTTGCCGGCTTCGCGCATGATGATGCCCATCAGCGGCTCGATGCGGGCTTCCATGAGGTCCGCCGCGCGGTCGAGGCAGGCGGCGCGCTCGGCAGGCGAGGTCGCGGCCCAGGCCGCGACGCTGTCGGCGGCCATGGCGACGATGCGCTCGGCATGCTCCGCCTTGATCTCGGTGACGCTGCCGACGGTATCGCGGTGGTCTGCGGGGTTCAGCACGTCGCTCGTCTCGCCGGCGGTGGAGCCATCCGCCAGAAGCGGTGCGGCGTGCCACTGTTTCGCGGCGGTGCCGGCGAGCTCACCGGCAAGCTCGGCAAGGGTCGTCTCGTTGGAGAGGTCGAGGCCCTTGGAGTTCTCGCGGTTCTTGCCGAAGAGGTCGCCCGGCAGGGCGATCTGGTCGTGCTGTGCGCCGACGACGGGCATGGCGGCGACGATATCGACCGGATCGGCGATCAGCGATTCCACCGAGACCTTGGGGTCGGAGATGCGGTTGACGAAGGAGGAGTTCGCGCCGTTCTCGAGAAGACGGCGGACGAGATAGGCCAGCAGCGTCTCATGCGTGCCGACGGGCGCGTAGATGCGGCAGGGCCGGTCCAGCTTCTCCTTGCCGACGACCTCGTCGTAGAGCGGCTCGCCCATGCCGTGCAGGCACTGGAATTCATACTTGCCGACGGAGAAATCCGGGCCGGCGAGCTGGTAGATCGTCGCAAGGCTCTGGGCGTTGTGCGTGGCGAATTGCGGGAAGACGGCATCCGGCGCGGCCAGCAGCTTGCGGGCGCAGGCGACATAGGCGACGTCGGTATAGATCTTGCGGGTATAGACCGGGAAGCCTTCGAGACCATCGAGCTGGGCGCGCTTGATCTCGGCGTCCCAATAGGCACCCTTGACGAGGCGCACCATGACGCGCCGGCCGGAGCGGCGGGCAAGGTCGATGATGAAGTCGAGCACGAAGGGGCAGCGCTTGCCATAGGCCTGCACCACGAAGCCGAGGCCGTTCCAGCCCTTGAGGTCCTCGTCGAAGCAGAGGCCTTCAAGCAGGTCGAGCGAGAGTTCCAGACGGTCGGCTTCCTCGGCGTCGATATTGAGGCCGATATCGTAGCTCTTGGCGATGGCGGCGAGCGCCTTCACCTTCGGCAGCAATTCGCCCATGACGCGCTCGGCCTGCGCGCGGACATAACGCGGATGCAGCGCCGAGAGCTTGATGGAGATGCCGGGGCCGTCATAGATGCCGCGCCCGTCCGAGGCCTTGCCGATGGCGTGGATGGCCTTCTCGTAGTCGCGGTAGTAGCGCTCGGCGTCGGCGGCCGTCGTCGCGGCTTCGCCCAGCATGTCGTAGGAATAGCGGAAGCCGCGCGCTTCGAGCGGCTTGGAGCGCTTCAGCGCCTCCTCGATGGTCTCGCCGGTGACGAACTGCTCGCCCATCATGCGCATCGCCATGTCGACGCCGCGGCGGATGACCGGCTCGCCGGCGCGCGCGATGAGGCGCGTCAGCGCGGCGGAAAGGCCGCGGTCGTTGACGGTGGAGGTGAGCTTGCCGGTGACGACGAGGCCCCAGGTCGCGGCGTTGACGAACATCGACTTGCCGCCGCCGATATGGGAGGTCCAGTCACCCTCGGCGATCTTGTCGCGGATCAGCGCGTCGCGCGTGTCGGTGTCCGGAATGCGCAGCAGCGCTTCGGCAAGGCACATCAGCGCCACGCCTTCCTGGCTCGACAGCGAATATTCCTGCACCAGACCCTCGACGCCGGTGCCCTTGTGCTTGGCGCGCAGCGCCTCGATCAGCGTGCGGGCGGTGCTGCGGATGTCGTAGCGCTCGGCTTCCGTGACGCGGGCGCTAGCGACGAGCGGCGGCAGGCATTCGGTTTCCGGGCGGCGATAGGCGGCGGTGATGGCCTGGCGCAGTTCACTCTGCGGGCGGATCGGCGGGGCGAAATTGGCGAAGGGGTTCTGCATGGAAAGACCTATGAGACGCGGGGTTCGGTAGGAAATCAGCGGATGAAGGCAATCGACGGCTCGTCCCAGTCGGGGACGTCATGGAACTCCGGCGCGTGGTGGAGCAGGATGCTCGGCTCACCGCGCGCGGACCGCTCCGCCTTGATGCTGCAGGCCGCAACCAGCGCCCTTATGCCGAGCGGCTTGTAGTGGCTGAGAAGGTCCGGCCGCATGCTATCATCGAAGCTCTTGTCGTGCACCATCATCCCCCTGTGCTTGACGCCGGATCGCCGCGCGCGCCGGCCGCATCGAAGACGGCCGGATCTTGCATGGTCGATCCGGGAAACTGGCGCGGACAATATCACGATGCTGAAAAACAAATGGACTTCAAATTGTCTTCGTTTAGGCTGATCGCATCTATTTTTTGAAGAATGGAGGGCGATTTGCCTGATATTTCCCATGTGGATGGGTCGTTGGACGCCTTCGACCGGAAAATCCTCGAGGAACTCACGGAAAACGGCCGCATCCCCGTCGCGGAGCTGGCGGAAAAGGTGGGCCTCTCCAAGACGCCCTGCCAGAACCGCTTCAAGCGGCTGATCGCGGAAGGCTTCATCCAGGGCTTCAAGGCGATCCTCAACCCGTCGAAGATGAACCTCGACCATATCGCCTTCGCCGAGGTGAAGCTGACCAACACCCACGAGGAGGCGCTGAACAGCTTCAACGCGGCGGTCAAGAAGATCAAGGAAGTGGAGGAGTGCCACATGATCGCCGGCCGCTTCGACTATCTTCTGAAGATCCGCACCCGCGACATCAAGAAATACCGCCTCGTGCTCGGCGAGCGCATCTCGAACCTGCCTTACGTCGCCAATACCTCGACCAATGTGGCGATGGAGACGGTGAAGGAGCGGGGGTGACGAGCCGTTCGGCACGGCCACCCCGGAACATCGGGTGACGGCGGGCGTTTGCCGATATCGACGCTGATATCGTCAAGGGAGGCCGCCATGCCGGCAAAATCGAAAGCGCAGCAGAAAGCTGCGGGAGCGGCGCTCGCCGCGAAACGCGGCGACATGAAGAAGAGCGCGCTCAAGGGCGCATCACGGAGCATGGAAAAATCCATGTCGGAAAAGGAACTGGAGGAATTGGCCTCGACCAGCCACAAGGGCAAGCCTGAGCACGTATCGAAATCGGGCTGACGCGGGCGCCGTCAATCCTTCGGGCCGCGCCGGACGGGTTCCGGCGGCAGTTTTGCCTCGATGGCCGCAAGGCCCGCTTCGAGCTGCCGGAGGCCGTCCGCCAGAAGCCGCGCCATCTCCTCCTCATAGGCCCGGGCAAGTGTGATCATCTCGCCGTAGATGCGCTTGCCCGCCGGCGTCAGTTCCAGATGCTCGATGCGGCGGTCGCTCATGTCCTCGCTGCGCTTCAGCCAGCGCTTTTCCTCCAGCGCGCGCACCGCGCGGGACACCTTCGTCTTGTGCATGCTGGAATTGGCGCCGATCTCCGTCGCCGTCATGCGGCCATAGGACCCGAGGGCGGCGAGCGCGCGCCATTCCGGCCGGGTCATCCGGTAGCGGCTGCGATATTGCGCGGCAAAACGCTGGCTCACCCGCTCGGCCGCTTGGTTGAGCCGGTAGGGCAGGAAAGTCTCGAGCTTGAAATCCATGGCAGGCCGCCTTGATGGTTACAAAATGGACAGTTACATCTGCAACCATCTGATAAAGAGCCTTGCAGAGGAGGGCAAGCCATGGCGGAGAGCACCAGCAGCCTGAAATACATGCCGGGCTTCGGCAACGATTTCGAGACGGAATCCCTGCCGGGCGCGCTGCCGCAGGGCCAGAACAGCCCGCAGAAGTGCAATTATGGCCTCTATGCCGAGCAGCTTTCCGGCTCGCCCTTCACTGCCCCGCGCGGCACCAACGAGCGCTCCTGGCTCTATCGCATCCGCCCGAGCGTGCGCCACACCCGCCGTTTCTCCAATGCCAGCTATCCGCACTGGAAGACCGCGCCCTGCCTCGACGACCACTCCCTGCCGCTCGGCCAGCTCCGCTGGAACCCGCTGCCCGCGCCGGAGGAAACGCAGAATTTTCTCGAAGGCCTCCGCACCATGACGACGGCCGGCGACGTGCTGACGCAGGTCGGCATGGCCGCACACGCCTATACGTTCGATGCCGACATGGTGGACGACTATTTCTTCAATGCCGACGGCGAACTGCTGGTCGTGCCGCAGCTCGGCGCGATCCGCGTCTTCACCGAAATGGGCATCATGGATGTCGAGCCGCTGGAAATCTGCCTCATCCCGCGCGGCATGATGTTCAAGGTCTCGCGTATCGGCGAGGGCGATGTCTGGCGCGGCTATGTCTGCGAGAACTACGGCGCGAAGTTCACCCTGCCGGATCGCGGCCCGATCGGCGCGAACTGCCTTGCCAATCCGCGTGACTTCAAGACCCCCGTCGCCGCCTATGAGGACAAGGAGACGCCCTGCCGCGTGCACGTCAAATGGTGCGGCAAGTTCTACGTCACCGAGATCGGCCATTCGCCGCTCGACGTCGTCGCCTGGCACGGCAACTACACGCCGTTCAAATACGACCTTCGCACCTATTCCCCGGTCGGCGCGATCCTCTTCGACCATCCCGATCCGTCGATCTTCACTGTGCTTACGGCCCCGACCGAGGAGGCCGGCACGGCGAATATCGACTTCGTCATCTTCCCGCCGCGCTGGATGGTGGCCGAGCACACCTTCCGCCCGCCGTGGTATCACCGCAACATCATGAGCGAGTTCATGGGCCTGATCCACGGCCAGTACGACGCCAAGGAGGAGGGCTTCGTGCCCGGCGGCATGAGCCTGCACAACATGATGCTGCCGCACGGCCCGGACGCGACGGGCTTCGAGAAGGCGTCCAACACCGAGCTGAAGCCCGTCAAGCTCGACCACACCATGGCCTTCATGTTCGAGACGCGCTTCCCGCAGCAACTCACCAGGTTCGCCGCCGAACTGGAGACGCTGCAGGACAACTATCTCGAATGCTGGGACGGTCTGGAACGCAAGTTCGACGGCACGCCGGGTATTAAGTGAACCTAACCACCCTGCCAGGCCTTCACGGCGTCCAGCGGCCAGACGAGCATCAGGATGTTCAGCGCCAGCCCGTCGCGGATGAGCCAGGTCGTGGTTGCCTCGAAGACGACGATGAGCGCGACGCTTGCCCAGACGGGCAGGCGCGAAGCGAGGAAGAAGCCGACGACCATCGCGAAAATATCCGCGCTGGAATTGATCACGCTGTCGCCGAAATAGTCGAGCGAGATCGTCGCTTCGCGGTAGCGGTTGATGATCATGTCGGTGTTTTCGAGGATTTCCCAGGCGCATTCCACGATGAGCGCCAGCGTCAGCCGCACATTGATGCCCGCCCTGGGGAGGATCAATGTGAAGAGGCCGTAGAACAGGATGCCGTGAATGATGTGGCTCGGCGTGTACCAGTCGGAAAGGTGCTGCGAGTTTTCCGAAGAAAACACCACGCCATGCCACAGTTTCACATATCCGCACTTGCAGATGAGCGGCTGACCCATCGTATAAAGGATGGCTGCCGTCGCGGCGATGAAGCCGGCGGTGATCAGCAGGGAATTTCGGACCGTGCGGTTCAAGCGGGATTTCCTTGGAGAGGCGATGCGGCGCGGATGCGGCGCATGCGGGTGGAGACAGGCGGCCGGAAGATGACACGATCCGCCGGCCGGAAACAAGATCGGGAGCGACACGCATGAAACTTGCGACACTGAAGGATTCCACCCGCGACGGCCGTCTGGTCGTCGTTTCGCGCGACCTGACGCGCTGCTCGGAAGTGGGCCATATCGCCCGCACCCTGCAGGCGGCGCTGGACGACTGGGCGCATGTCGCGCCACGGCTGGAACGGGTCGCCGAAGGGCTGGAAACCGGCTCGCAGCCGACAACCCGCTTCCACGAGCACGACGCAACCTCTCCGCTGCCGCGCGCCTACCAGTGGGCGGATGGCTCGGCCTATGTCAATCACGTCGAACTGGTGCGCAAGGCCCGCAATGCCGAGATGCCGGAGAGCTTCTGGACCGACCCGCTGATGTACCAGGGCGGCTCCGACAGCTTCCTCGGTCCGCGCGATCCGATCTTCGCTTCCGACGAGGCCTGGGGCGTGGACATGGAGGGCGAGATCGCCGTCGTCGTCGACGACGTGCCGATGGGCGCGAGCGTGGAAGAGGCGCGCGATGCGATCCGCCTCGTCATGCTCGTCAACGACGTCTCGCTGCGCGGTCTCATTCCGGGCGAGCTTGCCAAGGGGTTCGGTTTCTTCCAGTCGAAGCCGTCTTCCGCCTTCTCCCCCGTCGCCGTGACGCCGAATGAGCTGGGCGACGCCTGGGACGGCGGCAAGCTGCACCTGCCGCTCCTCGTCTCGCTCAACGGCAAGGCCTTCGGCAAGGCCAATGCCGGCGTCGACATGACCTTCGATTTCGGTCAGCTCGTCGCCCATGCGGCCAAGACTCGCCCGCTCGTCGCCGGCTCGATCATCGGCTCCGGCACGGTCTCCAACAAGCTCGACGGCGGTCCCGGCAAGCCGGTTTCCGAGGGCGGGGCGGGTTATTCCTGCATTGCCGAGGTCCGCACCATCGAGACGATCTCGACCGGTGCGCCGAAGACCCCCTTCATGAAGTTCGGCGACATCGTGCGCATCGAGATGAAGGACAAGTCCGGCCACTCCATCTTCGGCGCCATCGAGCAGACCGTGACGCGCTACGAAAAGGACTGACCCGATGAGCGAGGAGATCGTGCTCTACGACTACTGGCGCTCTTCCGCCAGCTATCGCGTGCGCATCGCGCTCGAAAGCCTCGGCCTCGCCTATAGGCGGGTCTCCGTGGACCTTCTGGCCGGTGAACAGCGCGCCCCGGAACACCGCGCCCGCAACCCGCAGGGCCTCGTCCCGGCGCTGGTGATCGACGGTCAGACGCTGACGCAATCCCTCGCCATCATCGAATATCTCTCGGAAACGCGCCCCGAGGCGCGTTTCCTCCCCGCCGATCCGCTCGGGCGGCAGCGCGTACGCACGCTCTCCTATGCCATCGCCATGGAAATCCACGCCGTCTGCAACACGGGCATCGTCGGCCACGTCATGGATATCACCGGTGGTGGAGACGAGGTTCGCAGCAACTGGATGAAGAAATTCATCGGCGAAGGCCTCGCCGCCGTCGAAGCCCTGCTCGACAACCCCGCCACCGGCACCTTCTGCCACGGCGACACCCCCACCATGGCCGACTTCTGCCTCGTCCCGCAGGTCTACAACGCCAACCGCTGGGGTGCCGACATATCCGGCCTGAAGCAGGTGCGCCGCATCGCCGAAACCTGCCTCGATTTACCGGCCTTCAAGGCGGCGCATCCGGAGGCGGCGAAGGGGGCTTGAGCTTTGAAAGGCGGATGAAGCGTGCTATATATACCCCTAGCAGTAAAGGGATATACCATGCCGCTCTATGTGAAGGATCAGGAAGTCGACAGGCTCGCCGACCGGCTTTCCGCTCTGCGCAAGGTCAGCAAGACCGAGGCGGTGCGGCAGGCTTTGGCGCATGAACTGGAGCGGGTTGAAAGCGAGCCGACGCTGGTGGAGAAGGCTGTCGCCATGACCCGAGCGCTGAACCAGAAGTATTCTCCGACTGGTCTCAAGGCCGATAAGGCCTTCATCGATAGCCTATACGAGGACTGATGTTTATCGATGCCTCGGCCATCGTCGCCATGATGGCGGATGAAAGCGATGCGACGATACTATCCGCGCGTTTGATGAGCGCTGGTACGAGGGTGACATCGCCGATGGCGCTTTGGGAAGCGTCTGTCGCTTACAGCAGGATTTTCGGACTTGAGCCGCAAGCGGCCTTGCGTGAGGTTCAGGCCTATATTCGTCCCTTCGATGTTACCGTCGCTGCGATCGAGCCGGCAATGACGGCGGCTGCCGTCGATGCCTATCAACGTTTCGGCAAGGGGCGTCATCCCGCGGGCCTCAATTTCGGCGATTGCTTCGCCTATGCCTGCGCCCGGCATTTCAACATGCCGCTGCTCTACAAAGGCGATGACTTCGCCAAAACGGATATCGAAGCCGCATAGAAACCGCCCCGCCGAAGCGGGGCGATTCGGGATCGTCAGGCGACATCCCCCATGCAGACGTATTTCAGCTCCAGATAATCATCCGCGCCGTGGGCCGAGCCCTCGCGGCCGAGGCCGGACTGCTTGATGCCGCCGAAGGGGGCGGCTTCGGAGGAGATGAGGCCGGTATTGACGCCGACCATGCCGTATTCCAACGCTTCCGCCACCTTCCAGACCTTCTTGAGGTCGCCGGCGAAGAAGTAGGCGGCAAGGCCGAATTCGGTGTCGTTGGCCTGCTCGATCACATCCTCGACCGTGTCGAAGCGGAAGAGCGGGGCGACGGGGCCGAAGGTCTCTTCCTTCGCCACCGTCATGCCGCGGGCGACGCCCTTCAGCACGGTCGGCTCGAAGAAAGTGCCCTTGCCCGTGACGCGCTTGCCGCCGGCAATGACCGTCGCGCCCTTGGAAACGGCGTCGGCGATGTGCGCCTCGACCTTGTCGATGGCGGTTTCCTCGATCAGCGGGCCGATGGTCGTGCCCTTGTCGAAGCCGTCGCCAACCGAAAGCTCGGCGACCTTCTTCGCCAGCTTCTCCGCAAAGGCGTCATAGACATTCGACTGCACGTAGAGCCGGTTGGCGCACACGCAGGTCTGGCCGGCATTGCGGTACTTCGAGGCCATCGCGCCTTCGACGGCGGCGTCGAGATTGGCATCGTCGAAGACGATGAAAGGCGCGTTGCCGCCAAGTTCCAGGCTGACCTTCTTGATCTGGTCGGAGCATTGACGCATCAGGATGCGGCCGACTTCCGTGGAGCCGGTGAAGGAGATTTTGCGCACCTTCGGATTGAAGCACAGCTCCTTGCCGATGGCGGGGCCATCGGTGCCGAGGATGATGTTGAAGGCGCCGGCCGGAATGCCGGCCTTTTCCGCCAGAACGGCAAGGGCGATGGCCGAAAGCGGCGTCTGCTCGGCCGGCTTGGAGACCACCGTGCAGCCGACGGCAAGCGCCGGGGCGGCCTTGCGCGCAATCATTGCGGCCGGGAAGTTCCAGGGCGTGATCGTACCGACGACGCCGACCGGCTGCTTGATGACGAGCATGCGCTTGTCGGCGGAGGGAGCCGGGATCGTCTCGCCGTTGATGCGCTTGGCCTCTTCCGCGTACCATTCGATATAGGAGGCGGCATAGAGGATTTCGCCCTTGGCTTCGGCCAGCGGCTTGCCCATTTCGGCGGTGAGGATGGCGGCGAGTTCATCGGCATTGGCGATGATCAGGTCGAACCACTTGCGCAGCAGCACGGAGCGGTCCTTGGCCGGACGGGCGGCCCAGAGCGGCTGGACCGCATAGGCAGCGTCGATGGCGGCGGCCGTCTCGCTCGCGCCCATTTCCGGCAGCGTCGCCAGCTTCTCGCCGGTCGCCGGGTTTAGGACGTCGAAGGTCGCAGCGCCGTTGCCGCCGATCCAGTTGCCGTTGACATA from Shinella zoogloeoides includes:
- a CDS encoding MarR family winged helix-turn-helix transcriptional regulator; the encoded protein is MDFKLETFLPYRLNQAAERVSQRFAAQYRSRYRMTRPEWRALAALGSYGRMTATEIGANSSMHKTKVSRAVRALEEKRWLKRSEDMSDRRIEHLELTPAGKRIYGEMITLARAYEEEMARLLADGLRQLEAGLAAIEAKLPPEPVRRGPKD
- the maiA gene encoding maleylacetoacetate isomerase, which translates into the protein MSEEIVLYDYWRSSASYRVRIALESLGLAYRRVSVDLLAGEQRAPEHRARNPQGLVPALVIDGQTLTQSLAIIEYLSETRPEARFLPADPLGRQRVRTLSYAIAMEIHAVCNTGIVGHVMDITGGGDEVRSNWMKKFIGEGLAAVEALLDNPATGTFCHGDTPTMADFCLVPQVYNANRWGADISGLKQVRRIAETCLDLPAFKAAHPEAAKGA
- a CDS encoding Lrp/AsnC family transcriptional regulator — its product is MEGDLPDISHVDGSLDAFDRKILEELTENGRIPVAELAEKVGLSKTPCQNRFKRLIAEGFIQGFKAILNPSKMNLDHIAFAEVKLTNTHEEALNSFNAAVKKIKEVEECHMIAGRFDYLLKIRTRDIKKYRLVLGERISNLPYVANTSTNVAMETVKERG
- a CDS encoding DUF3008 family protein — translated: MPAKSKAQQKAAGAALAAKRGDMKKSALKGASRSMEKSMSEKELEELASTSHKGKPEHVSKSG
- the putA gene encoding trifunctional transcriptional regulator/proline dehydrogenase/L-glutamate gamma-semialdehyde dehydrogenase; the encoded protein is MQNPFANFAPPIRPQSELRQAITAAYRRPETECLPPLVASARVTEAERYDIRSTARTLIEALRAKHKGTGVEGLVQEYSLSSQEGVALMCLAEALLRIPDTDTRDALIRDKIAEGDWTSHIGGGKSMFVNAATWGLVVTGKLTSTVNDRGLSAALTRLIARAGEPVIRRGVDMAMRMMGEQFVTGETIEEALKRSKPLEARGFRYSYDMLGEAATTAADAERYYRDYEKAIHAIGKASDGRGIYDGPGISIKLSALHPRYVRAQAERVMGELLPKVKALAAIAKSYDIGLNIDAEEADRLELSLDLLEGLCFDEDLKGWNGLGFVVQAYGKRCPFVLDFIIDLARRSGRRVMVRLVKGAYWDAEIKRAQLDGLEGFPVYTRKIYTDVAYVACARKLLAAPDAVFPQFATHNAQSLATIYQLAGPDFSVGKYEFQCLHGMGEPLYDEVVGKEKLDRPCRIYAPVGTHETLLAYLVRRLLENGANSSFVNRISDPKVSVESLIADPVDIVAAMPVVGAQHDQIALPGDLFGKNRENSKGLDLSNETTLAELAGELAGTAAKQWHAAPLLADGSTAGETSDVLNPADHRDTVGSVTEIKAEHAERIVAMAADSVAAWAATSPAERAACLDRAADLMEARIEPLMGIIMREAGKSAANAIGEVREAVDFLRYYAEQARRTLGPAHLPLGPIVCISPWNFPLAIFTGQVAAALVAGNAVLAKPAEETPIIAHESVKILHEAGVPAGALQFVPGAGRVGAALVGASKTAGVMFTGSTEVARLIQAQLAERLSQTGKPIPLIAETGGQNGMIVDSSALAEQVVGDVIASAFDSAGQRCSALRVLCLQDDVADRTLTMLKGALKELTLGRTDSLNVDIGPVITAEARDGIVKHIEHMRELGNKVEQLPLPAGTENGTFVPPTIIELKTLSDLKREVFGPVLHVIRFRRADLDRLIDDINASGYGLTFGLHTRLDETIAHVVSRIKVGNIYVNRNIIGAVVGVQPFGGRGLSGTGPKAGGPLYIGRLVQKAPVPPQQDSVHTDPALRDFITWLDHKGKAAEGGTARSFANRSALGLERELPGPVGERNIYALHPRGRILLVPKTEDGLLRQIAAALATGNQIVIDSVDALKPVLADLPASVAARLSWTADWAKDSPFAGALVEGEAEDVQRVNRKIAALPGPLVLVQAATTAELTSDPEAYCLNWLLEEVSTSINTAAAGGNASLMAIG
- the hmgA gene encoding homogentisate 1,2-dioxygenase; this encodes MAESTSSLKYMPGFGNDFETESLPGALPQGQNSPQKCNYGLYAEQLSGSPFTAPRGTNERSWLYRIRPSVRHTRRFSNASYPHWKTAPCLDDHSLPLGQLRWNPLPAPEETQNFLEGLRTMTTAGDVLTQVGMAAHAYTFDADMVDDYFFNADGELLVVPQLGAIRVFTEMGIMDVEPLEICLIPRGMMFKVSRIGEGDVWRGYVCENYGAKFTLPDRGPIGANCLANPRDFKTPVAAYEDKETPCRVHVKWCGKFYVTEIGHSPLDVVAWHGNYTPFKYDLRTYSPVGAILFDHPDPSIFTVLTAPTEEAGTANIDFVIFPPRWMVAEHTFRPPWYHRNIMSEFMGLIHGQYDAKEEGFVPGGMSLHNMMLPHGPDATGFEKASNTELKPVKLDHTMAFMFETRFPQQLTRFAAELETLQDNYLECWDGLERKFDGTPGIK
- a CDS encoding fumarylacetoacetate hydrolase family protein: MKLATLKDSTRDGRLVVVSRDLTRCSEVGHIARTLQAALDDWAHVAPRLERVAEGLETGSQPTTRFHEHDATSPLPRAYQWADGSAYVNHVELVRKARNAEMPESFWTDPLMYQGGSDSFLGPRDPIFASDEAWGVDMEGEIAVVVDDVPMGASVEEARDAIRLVMLVNDVSLRGLIPGELAKGFGFFQSKPSSAFSPVAVTPNELGDAWDGGKLHLPLLVSLNGKAFGKANAGVDMTFDFGQLVAHAAKTRPLVAGSIIGSGTVSNKLDGGPGKPVSEGGAGYSCIAEVRTIETISTGAPKTPFMKFGDIVRIEMKDKSGHSIFGAIEQTVTRYEKD
- the minC gene encoding septum site-determining protein MinC, with the protein product MTDVLTQPRPIRLKGRSFLALALTPELPFADWLRRLDDLAARSAGFFLRRPVVLDVEGLDIDRAELRELVDQLNARNVRVMGIEGARSSLLGPDMPPAMTDGRPAGDIEAPEGEPAAPAQAARPVADPAPVAAVPVPTTPSLVVSRPVRSGQSIFFPEGDVTIIGSVASGAEIVAGGSIHVYGPLRGRAMAGSTGNAAARIFCRKLEAELIAIDGFYKTADDMEPELRGKPGQVWLEGETIKAATLG
- a CDS encoding DUF2585 domain-containing protein, which translates into the protein MNRTVRNSLLITAGFIAATAAILYTMGQPLICKCGYVKLWHGVVFSSENSQHLSDWYTPSHIIHGILFYGLFTLILPRAGINVRLTLALIVECAWEILENTDMIINRYREATISLDYFGDSVINSSADIFAMVVGFFLASRLPVWASVALIVVFEATTTWLIRDGLALNILMLVWPLDAVKAWQGG